The following are encoded in a window of Flavobacterium sp. WC2421 genomic DNA:
- the priA gene encoding primosomal protein N', which yields MLFFVEVILPLSLAKTFTYCVSESEYHYIKKGMRVAVPFGKNKIYTALIIDKHQEKPTLYEAKEIHQILDENPIVTEIQIAHWQWIAAYYMCAIGDVYRGAMPSALLLESETVISQRTTDFIDESLLSDEEYLIFQALQLQSSLKINDIVAILNKKNIFPVIQKLIDNGVIVLQEEMLENYKPKLVRYIRLKSKYESNNGLGELLEKLKNANKQKQIVLTYFQLLATEKTPSNAEGSVAKPITVKKLVDASNSTSAIIKALIDKEIFEDYYLQEDRVSFLGNGKEDQLQLSEIQQKGFDEITASFNKKEVCLLHGVTSSGKTEIYIKLIEEYLLSGKQVLYLLPEIALTTQLVSRLSAHFGNKVAVFHSKYNNNERIEVWNQVLQNSEKAQIVIGARSALFLPFLNLGFIIVDEEHEQTFKQMDPAPRYHARDAAIVLANFHKAKVLLGSATPSIETYFNAKSEKYGLVEITKRYGNVMMPDIELVDLKDKYFRKRMNGHFSDVLIESITNAVSIGEQVILFQNRRGYSPLLECLTCGHVPQCQQCDVSLTYHKHKNQLRCHYCGYSIAKPTHCHSCSSVHLTTKGFGTEQIQQELTILFPDYKIGRMDQDTTRGKFGFEKIIDSFKNREVDILVGTQMLAKGLDFDNVSLVGIMNADNMLYHPDFRAFERSFQMMMQVSGRSGRSGKQGKVIIQTYNPDHNTIQQVTKNDYIGMYNEQLYDRQIYKYPPYFRIIKVTLKHRDFDKLKEGAMWLYQVISQNLNVPVLGPEEPAINRIRNEYIRTIIIKIPQNSSIVNTKKTIQKMLNSFDAVAQYRAIKVMINVDFY from the coding sequence ATGCTTTTTTTTGTCGAAGTTATTTTACCGCTTTCTCTTGCTAAAACCTTTACGTATTGCGTTTCGGAATCAGAGTATCATTATATCAAAAAAGGAATGCGTGTCGCTGTTCCTTTTGGTAAAAACAAAATATATACCGCTCTGATTATTGATAAACATCAAGAGAAGCCAACTCTTTATGAGGCGAAAGAAATACATCAAATCCTTGATGAAAACCCTATAGTTACTGAAATACAAATTGCGCATTGGCAATGGATTGCTGCTTATTATATGTGCGCTATTGGTGATGTATATCGTGGTGCTATGCCTAGCGCTCTATTATTAGAAAGCGAAACCGTAATTTCCCAAAGAACAACTGATTTTATTGATGAAAGTTTGCTTTCTGATGAGGAGTACTTAATTTTCCAAGCATTACAATTGCAATCGTCGCTTAAAATAAATGATATTGTAGCCATTTTAAATAAGAAGAATATCTTTCCTGTTATCCAAAAATTAATTGACAATGGAGTTATCGTACTTCAAGAAGAAATGCTGGAAAACTATAAGCCAAAATTAGTTCGATATATTCGGTTGAAATCCAAATATGAATCTAATAATGGGCTAGGGGAACTGTTAGAAAAGCTTAAAAATGCAAATAAACAAAAACAAATTGTCCTCACTTATTTTCAATTACTTGCAACTGAAAAGACACCAAGCAATGCTGAAGGGAGCGTAGCTAAACCTATTACGGTGAAGAAATTAGTAGATGCTTCCAATTCTACTTCTGCAATTATAAAAGCATTGATTGACAAAGAAATATTTGAAGATTATTATTTGCAAGAAGACAGAGTGAGTTTTTTAGGGAATGGTAAGGAGGATCAGTTGCAATTGAGCGAAATTCAACAAAAAGGTTTTGATGAAATTACAGCATCTTTTAATAAAAAAGAGGTGTGTCTTTTGCATGGTGTAACTTCAAGTGGTAAAACAGAAATTTATATAAAATTGATTGAAGAGTATCTTCTTTCAGGAAAACAAGTTTTGTATTTGTTACCAGAGATCGCGCTTACCACACAATTAGTAAGTAGACTGAGTGCTCATTTTGGAAATAAAGTGGCTGTTTTTCATTCGAAATATAATAATAACGAACGTATTGAGGTTTGGAATCAAGTATTGCAAAATTCAGAAAAAGCACAGATAGTGATAGGAGCGAGATCGGCATTATTCTTGCCTTTTCTTAATTTAGGGTTCATCATTGTAGATGAAGAACATGAGCAAACTTTTAAGCAAATGGATCCTGCTCCTAGGTATCATGCGCGTGATGCTGCAATTGTTTTAGCCAATTTTCATAAAGCTAAAGTTTTGTTGGGTTCAGCAACACCAAGTATCGAAACCTATTTTAATGCGAAGTCAGAAAAGTATGGATTAGTTGAAATCACAAAACGATATGGGAATGTCATGATGCCTGATATTGAACTGGTTGATTTAAAAGATAAATATTTTAGAAAACGAATGAATGGACATTTTAGCGATGTCTTAATTGAAAGTATAACTAATGCCGTATCGATTGGGGAGCAGGTAATATTGTTTCAAAATAGAAGAGGATATTCCCCTTTATTAGAATGTTTGACTTGCGGCCATGTGCCACAATGCCAGCAATGTGATGTGAGTTTAACGTATCACAAGCATAAAAATCAATTGCGTTGTCACTATTGTGGGTATTCTATCGCAAAACCTACACATTGTCATAGTTGTTCTAGTGTTCATTTGACCACTAAAGGTTTTGGAACAGAGCAAATTCAGCAAGAATTGACGATTTTATTTCCCGATTATAAAATCGGGAGAATGGATCAGGATACTACGAGAGGAAAATTTGGTTTCGAAAAAATTATTGATAGTTTTAAAAATAGGGAAGTAGATATTTTGGTAGGGACACAAATGTTGGCCAAAGGATTGGACTTTGACAATGTGAGTTTAGTTGGAATCATGAACGCAGATAATATGTTGTATCATCCAGATTTTAGAGCCTTTGAAAGAAGTTTTCAAATGATGATGCAGGTTTCAGGGAGATCAGGACGATCTGGTAAGCAAGGAAAAGTAATTATTCAAACTTATAATCCGGATCATAATACCATACAGCAAGTTACTAAGAATGATTATATAGGGATGTATAATGAGCAATTGTATGATAGGCAAATTTATAAATATCCACCTTATTTTAGAATTATAAAAGTCACCTTAAAACATCGTGATTTTGATAAATTAAAAGAAGGTGCAATGTGGTTGTATCAAGTTATAAGTCAAAATTTGAATGTACCTGTACTTGGACCAGAAGAGCCAGCAATAAACAGAATTAGGAATGAGTATATCAGAACTATAATTATTAAAATTCCACAAAACTCGTCTATAGTAAACACAAAAAAAACTATTCAAAAGATGTTGAATAGTTTTGATGCAGTTGCTCAATACAGAGCTATAAAAGTTATGATAAATGTAGATTTTTATTAA
- a CDS encoding LytR/AlgR family response regulator transcription factor → MKLNCVVVDDSSIQRMIIAKLVNNHPNLHLIGDFSNAIEARSCMSIHNVDLIFLDIEMPVISGFDFLDGLKIKPQIIFITSKAEYAMKAFDYDATDYLQKPIAIDRFNASVKRAVDVHLYKKDIKEEEGEHIFIKSNLKKLKVFTAKIKWIEAFGDYVRVVTEDDSNLVLSTMKSFENDLSKKKFVRVHKSYIINIDKVERFNSKFAEIGVTKIPLSRNKKEDLVKALSFA, encoded by the coding sequence ATGAAACTAAACTGTGTCGTTGTCGATGATAGTTCTATACAAAGAATGATCATCGCAAAGTTAGTCAATAATCATCCAAACTTACACTTAATAGGAGACTTTTCTAATGCTATTGAGGCAAGAAGTTGTATGTCTATACATAATGTAGACCTAATATTTCTTGATATTGAAATGCCTGTTATAAGTGGTTTTGATTTTTTGGATGGATTAAAAATTAAACCACAAATCATTTTCATTACTTCCAAAGCGGAATACGCTATGAAAGCTTTTGATTATGATGCTACCGACTATCTTCAAAAACCTATTGCAATAGATCGTTTCAACGCTTCTGTTAAAAGAGCTGTAGATGTGCATCTATATAAAAAGGATATTAAAGAAGAAGAAGGAGAACACATATTCATTAAAAGTAATTTAAAAAAACTAAAAGTTTTCACTGCTAAAATAAAATGGATTGAAGCTTTTGGTGATTATGTAAGAGTCGTTACTGAAGATGATAGTAATTTAGTTCTTTCTACAATGAAATCTTTTGAGAATGATCTTTCTAAAAAGAAATTTGTAAGAGTTCATAAGTCATATATTATTAATATTGATAAGGTAGAACGTTTCAATAGTAAGTTTGCTGAAATTGGCGTTACTAAAATACCTTTGAGTAGAAACAAAAAAGAAGATCTAGTAAAAGCCTTATCATTTGCATAA
- the rpsF gene encoding 30S ribosomal protein S6 — protein sequence MNHYETVFILNPVLSDVQVKETVSKFEDFLTSRGAEMVSKEDWGLKKMAYEIQNKKSGFYHLFEFKVSGEVLIAFETEFRRDERVMRFLTVSLDKHAISWAERRRAKLKSQKA from the coding sequence ATGAATCATTATGAAACTGTTTTCATTTTAAATCCCGTTTTATCTGATGTTCAGGTAAAGGAAACAGTAAGCAAATTTGAAGATTTTCTTACTAGTAGAGGAGCAGAAATGGTATCTAAAGAAGACTGGGGTCTTAAAAAGATGGCTTACGAAATCCAAAACAAGAAAAGTGGTTTTTACCATTTGTTCGAATTTAAAGTATCAGGTGAAGTTCTTATTGCTTTTGAAACTGAATTTAGACGTGACGAAAGAGTTATGCGTTTCTTAACTGTAAGTCTTGACAAACATGCTATCTCTTGGGCTGAAAGAAGAAGAGCAAAACTTAAATCTCAAAAAGCTTAA
- the rpsR gene encoding 30S ribosomal protein S18 — translation MATLQQSASGKKDGDIRYLTPLNIETNKQKKYCRFKKSGIKYIDYKDADFLLKFVNEQGKILPRRLTGTSLKYQRKVSVAVKRARHLALMPYVADLLK, via the coding sequence ATGGCAACATTACAACAATCTGCTTCAGGAAAAAAAGACGGGGATATCAGATATCTTACACCTTTAAACATAGAAACTAACAAACAAAAGAAATACTGTCGTTTCAAAAAATCAGGTATTAAATATATCGATTATAAAGATGCTGATTTCTTATTGAAATTCGTAAACGAACAAGGAAAAATTCTTCCTCGTCGTTTAACAGGAACTTCATTAAAATACCAAAGAAAAGTGTCAGTTGCTGTTAAAAGAGCACGTCACTTAGCTTTAATGCCATACGTGGCTGATTTACTTAAATAA
- the rplI gene encoding 50S ribosomal protein L9: MELILKQDVQNLGFKDDVVTVKNGYGRNFLIPQGHAQLATASAKKVLAENLKQRAHKEAKVVADANALAETIKAIEIKITAKAGGEKLFGSITNIDIAEALSKGGQVIDRKFITSGIVKRTGKYTASVRLHRDVIVELPYEIIAE, translated from the coding sequence ATGGAATTGATTTTAAAACAAGACGTTCAAAATTTAGGTTTTAAAGATGATGTGGTAACGGTAAAAAATGGTTACGGTCGTAACTTTTTAATTCCTCAAGGTCACGCACAATTAGCAACTGCTTCTGCAAAGAAAGTATTGGCTGAAAACCTAAAACAAAGAGCACATAAAGAAGCTAAAGTAGTAGCAGATGCAAATGCATTAGCTGAAACTATTAAAGCTATCGAAATTAAAATTACTGCTAAAGCAGGTGGAGAAAAATTATTTGGTTCAATCACGAATATTGACATCGCTGAAGCTTTATCAAAAGGTGGTCAAGTAATTGACAGAAAATTCATCACTAGCGGTATCGTTAAACGTACTGGTAAATACACTGCAAGTGTTCGTTTACATAGAGATGTAATTGTTGAATTACCTTATGAAATTATCGCAGAATAA
- a CDS encoding carboxypeptidase regulatory-like domain-containing protein: protein MKKIITFLVLVFGLHSMIAQTTTSSIKGTVKSSETESLPGATVLAIHIPTGSKYSSLSNEDGRYNMLNMRVGGPYKVIVTFIGFQTQEFNDIFLELGKPFNLNVLLKDESQQLNEVKITGSKNKVFQSGKTGAETTIGRRELSALPTISRSADDFTRLEPSASGGSFGGRNNKYNNYSLNGAVFNNPFGLDAATPGGQTGSQPISLDAIDQIQVATAPYDVTLSGFTGASVNAVTKSGTNEFHGTAYAFYRNQDLTGNKIKGEKIFVPSLEQTQAGFSIGGPIVKNKLFFFANYEIDQRSDLGSNFVANDGNGTTDVNESRVLATDLMHVSTELGKLGYDTGAYQGFTHNSNSNKGIIKFDWNINDNHKLAFIYNFLDASKDKPAHPTAILRRGPDANTLQFQNSGYQINNQISSFLVELNSKFSETVSNKLQAGYTHFNDFRDPFSAPAPVINITKDGSPYIIAGHEPFSINNKLDQKVIQITNNLNFVKGNHIFTAGFSFEKFSFKNSFNLKGYGFDVFGSTDMAGFDANIASGYYASAIADAQATYDTKNKLPDGSNGGWNLAELNVGQLAFYAQDEWNINDNFKLIYGLRADKPLYFNTSKLIQKFIDTDNSEGYVPNIEYYNPNDGSVKKFDSTKLPGNALLWSPRLGFNWDVNGDKTTQLRGGTGIFTGKLPFVWIGNQVGGTDPFFYEVVDENFKFPQVWRTSIGVDHKFDNNFIVTVDMSYNKDINGVHIQNWGLKKPTSTLAGADNRAIYGDSDYGVWTDYGFPARTNGYVLTNTNKGSAFNTSVKVQKTFDNGLFASLAYNYLKSKDVNSIEAEITGDAFSFNPALGNVNDAVLANSKYGDTHRFIGVASKVWKYGNDKWATTVSTFFEYAQGGRFNYTYGGDINNDGASGNDLIYIPTTAQISTMIFSGAGQGVAFDKFISQDSYLSGRRGQYAERYGALSPWRGKWDLKLMQDYNFKPSSSSNKTNTIQLSLDVLNLGNLINSDWGLVQVPTSVQPIGVSVDPTTKIPTYTFSGSQTKTFNYDASLLSRWQAQFGIRYIF, encoded by the coding sequence ATGAAAAAAATTATTACTTTTTTGGTTCTGGTTTTTGGTCTGCATTCCATGATAGCCCAAACTACTACGTCGAGTATAAAGGGAACTGTAAAAAGTTCTGAAACAGAGTCACTTCCAGGAGCAACTGTGCTTGCAATTCATATTCCAACAGGATCTAAGTATTCTTCATTATCAAATGAAGACGGAAGATATAATATGTTGAATATGAGAGTGGGAGGCCCTTACAAAGTTATTGTGACTTTTATTGGTTTTCAAACTCAGGAATTTAATGATATTTTCTTAGAATTAGGAAAACCATTTAATTTAAATGTTCTTCTGAAAGATGAAAGTCAGCAACTAAATGAAGTTAAAATTACAGGATCTAAGAACAAAGTTTTTCAAAGTGGAAAAACCGGTGCTGAAACTACAATTGGTAGAAGAGAATTGTCGGCCTTGCCTACGATTTCTAGATCAGCTGATGATTTTACTCGTTTAGAGCCTTCTGCAAGTGGTGGTTCTTTTGGTGGGAGAAATAACAAATACAACAATTACTCTTTGAACGGTGCCGTGTTTAATAATCCTTTTGGGTTAGACGCTGCTACTCCAGGAGGGCAAACAGGTTCTCAACCTATTTCTCTTGATGCAATTGATCAAATTCAAGTGGCTACGGCACCATATGATGTAACATTATCTGGATTTACAGGGGCTTCTGTAAATGCCGTTACCAAGTCAGGAACGAATGAATTTCATGGAACAGCTTATGCTTTCTATAGAAATCAAGATTTAACGGGTAATAAAATAAAAGGAGAAAAAATATTTGTTCCTTCATTAGAGCAAACTCAAGCCGGTTTTAGCATTGGTGGACCAATTGTTAAAAACAAATTATTTTTCTTTGCAAATTATGAAATAGATCAAAGAAGTGATTTAGGTTCTAATTTTGTTGCTAACGATGGAAATGGAACTACAGATGTAAATGAGTCAAGAGTGCTAGCTACTGATTTAATGCATGTTTCTACAGAGTTGGGTAAATTAGGTTATGATACTGGTGCTTATCAAGGTTTTACTCATAATTCTAATTCAAATAAAGGAATTATCAAGTTTGATTGGAATATTAATGACAATCATAAGTTAGCATTTATCTATAATTTTTTAGATGCATCTAAAGACAAGCCAGCACACCCTACTGCAATTTTACGTAGAGGACCTGATGCTAATACATTGCAATTTCAAAATTCAGGATATCAAATAAATAATCAAATTAGTTCTTTTTTGGTTGAATTGAATTCAAAATTCAGTGAAACAGTTTCTAATAAACTACAAGCGGGTTATACGCATTTCAATGACTTTAGAGACCCGTTTTCTGCTCCAGCTCCAGTAATTAATATAACAAAAGATGGTTCTCCATATATTATTGCTGGACATGAACCATTTTCTATCAACAATAAATTGGATCAAAAAGTAATTCAAATTACAAACAATTTAAATTTTGTAAAGGGTAATCATATTTTTACAGCTGGTTTCTCTTTTGAAAAATTCAGTTTTAAAAACTCTTTTAACCTTAAAGGATATGGTTTTGATGTGTTTGGTAGTACTGATATGGCTGGTTTTGATGCTAACATTGCAAGTGGATATTACGCGTCTGCAATTGCTGATGCGCAAGCAACCTACGATACAAAAAACAAACTTCCTGATGGTTCAAATGGTGGTTGGAATTTAGCTGAACTGAATGTAGGTCAATTGGCTTTTTATGCTCAAGATGAATGGAATATTAATGACAACTTCAAATTGATTTACGGTTTAAGAGCTGATAAGCCTTTATACTTTAATACTTCAAAATTAATTCAAAAATTTATTGACACAGATAATTCAGAAGGATATGTTCCAAATATTGAATATTACAATCCAAATGACGGTAGTGTTAAGAAATTTGATTCAACAAAATTACCTGGAAATGCTTTATTGTGGTCTCCTAGATTAGGTTTTAATTGGGATGTGAATGGAGATAAAACGACACAGTTAAGAGGAGGTACTGGTATTTTTACTGGTAAACTACCATTTGTGTGGATAGGTAATCAAGTAGGTGGTACTGATCCATTTTTCTATGAAGTGGTTGATGAAAACTTTAAATTCCCTCAAGTTTGGAGAACAAGCATAGGAGTTGATCATAAATTTGACAATAACTTTATTGTTACAGTTGATATGTCATACAATAAAGATATAAATGGAGTACACATTCAAAACTGGGGATTGAAAAAACCAACTAGTACTTTAGCAGGTGCTGATAACAGAGCTATATATGGCGATTCTGACTATGGTGTTTGGACTGATTATGGTTTTCCAGCAAGAACTAATGGATATGTATTAACAAATACAAATAAAGGAAGTGCTTTTAATACGTCAGTAAAAGTTCAAAAAACATTTGACAATGGTTTATTTGCTAGTTTGGCATATAACTATTTAAAATCAAAAGATGTGAACTCGATTGAAGCAGAAATTACAGGTGATGCTTTTTCATTTAATCCAGCTTTAGGAAATGTGAATGATGCTGTTTTAGCAAATTCTAAATATGGAGATACACACCGTTTTATTGGAGTGGCTTCTAAAGTATGGAAATACGGTAATGACAAATGGGCAACTACAGTTTCTACATTTTTTGAATATGCTCAAGGTGGACGTTTTAACTATACTTACGGAGGAGATATCAATAATGATGGAGCATCTGGAAATGATTTAATTTATATTCCAACTACTGCTCAAATTAGTACAATGATTTTCTCTGGGGCTGGACAAGGTGTGGCTTTTGATAAATTCATCAGTCAAGATAGTTATTTAAGCGGAAGAAGAGGTCAGTATGCAGAACGCTATGGTGCTTTGTCTCCATGGAGAGGAAAATGGGATCTTAAATTAATGCAAGATTATAACTTTAAACCTTCTTCTAGTTCTAACAAAACGAATACAATTCAACTTAGTTTAGACGTGTTGAACTTAGGGAATTTAATTAATTCTGACTGGGGATTAGTTCAAGTTCCAACAAGTGTGCAGCCAATAGGTGTTTCTGTTGATCCAACAACAAAAATTCCAACATATACATTTAGTGGTAGTCAAACTAAAACATTCAATTATGACGCTAGTTTGTTGTCTAGATGGCAAGCTCAATTTGGAATTAGATATATTTTCTAA
- a CDS encoding fasciclin domain-containing protein, whose amino-acid sequence MKTRKFLSVALFALVFGATSFAQKTVMVGGAAMYPSKNIIENAVNSKDHTTLVAAVKAADLVETLQGKGPFTVFAPTNEAFAKLPMGTVETLLKPENKKMLQTILTYHVVAGKMNSSDIAMAIKKGHGKAMLKTVSGGTLTAWMKGKKLYITDEKGGMSQVTIADVNQSNGVIHVVDAVLLPKN is encoded by the coding sequence ATGAAAACTAGAAAATTTTTATCAGTAGCATTATTTGCATTAGTATTTGGAGCAACATCTTTCGCTCAAAAAACAGTTATGGTTGGTGGAGCAGCTATGTATCCTTCGAAAAATATTATCGAAAATGCAGTTAATTCTAAAGACCATACTACATTAGTTGCCGCAGTAAAAGCAGCAGATCTTGTTGAAACGCTACAAGGAAAAGGACCGTTTACTGTTTTTGCACCAACAAACGAAGCATTTGCTAAATTGCCAATGGGTACTGTAGAAACGCTATTGAAACCAGAGAATAAAAAAATGTTGCAAACGATACTTACGTATCATGTAGTTGCAGGAAAAATGAATTCTTCAGATATTGCTATGGCGATTAAGAAAGGTCATGGTAAAGCCATGTTGAAAACCGTTAGTGGTGGTACATTGACTGCTTGGATGAAAGGTAAAAAATTATACATCACTGATGAAAAAGGAGGTATGTCTCAAGTTACAATTGCTGATGTTAATCAATCAAATGGTGTAATTCACGTTGTAGATGCGGTTTTATTGCCTAAAAACTAA
- the pheT gene encoding phenylalanine--tRNA ligase subunit beta: MKISYNWLKQFLKTDWNSEETAALLTDLGLEVEVVEKYQSVKGGLEGIVVGHVLTCVPHPDADRLKLTTVDLGTGTPIQIVCGAANVDAGQKVPVATIGTVLYDKEGVAFTIKKGKIRGQESHGMICAEDELGLGTSHDGIMILDASLVPGTKASEVFKIENDEVFEIGLTPNRADAMSHLGTARDLRAGLLQSGVNVELITPSVSNFRVDMRTLKIDTIIEETTLAPRYCGVTISGITVKPSPSWLQDRLKAIGINPKNNIVDVTNYVLHELGQPLHAFDASKINGKIIVKTVPAGTKFTTLDDVERTLHEEDLMICDEKGPLCIAGVFGGKNSGVSEHTTSIFLESAYFNPVSIRKTAKRHQLNTDASFRFERGIDPTITAYALKRAAILIQEMAGGEITSDVSDVYQKKIEDFSVFLNFANVAKIIGQEIPKDTIKQILVSLEIKVNSVSEAGLGLTIPSYRVDVQREIDVIEEILRVYGYNNISFSKKFNATVSNSPRNEDYKLQNIIATQLNSQGFNEMMANSLTTASYVQLSDMLKEEYNVTMLNPLSNDLATLRQSLLFSGLEALSYNINRKNSDLKLFEFGKTYHKFLSGFEEHKHLTLFLTGNRNQESWTSAQKPSDFFLFKGYVDAILARFGIQKTQNSPVTSDVFSEGIAIGTGHNALVEFGVVKKSILKHFGIKQEVFYADFNWDVIIKMISSKIKFVEIPKYPEVRRDLALLIDQSVTYDNIYAIARKTEKTLLKDINLFDVYEGQNLPEGKKSYALSFIIQDSTKTLTDAQIDKIMGKLQHNFESELGAILR; this comes from the coding sequence ATGAAAATATCTTACAACTGGTTAAAACAGTTCCTTAAAACAGATTGGAATTCCGAAGAAACAGCAGCTTTACTTACTGATCTAGGTTTAGAAGTAGAAGTAGTTGAAAAATACCAATCCGTAAAAGGAGGTTTAGAAGGTATTGTAGTAGGGCATGTACTTACTTGTGTTCCCCATCCAGATGCTGACAGACTAAAATTAACAACAGTTGATCTTGGAACTGGCACACCTATACAAATAGTATGTGGAGCTGCTAATGTAGATGCTGGGCAAAAAGTACCCGTTGCAACTATAGGAACCGTTTTATATGACAAAGAAGGAGTTGCTTTTACTATTAAAAAAGGGAAGATACGCGGACAAGAAAGTCATGGAATGATATGTGCCGAAGATGAATTAGGCCTTGGAACAAGCCATGATGGAATCATGATTCTTGATGCGTCTTTAGTTCCTGGAACAAAAGCATCTGAAGTTTTTAAAATAGAAAATGATGAAGTATTCGAAATTGGATTAACGCCCAATCGTGCGGATGCGATGAGTCATTTAGGTACGGCCAGAGATTTAAGAGCTGGATTATTACAAAGTGGTGTAAACGTTGAATTGATTACGCCTTCTGTTAGTAATTTTAGAGTGGACATGAGAACCTTAAAAATAGATACTATTATTGAAGAGACAACATTAGCTCCTAGATATTGTGGTGTGACTATTTCTGGAATTACAGTAAAACCATCACCTAGTTGGTTGCAAGATCGTTTAAAAGCGATTGGAATCAATCCAAAAAATAATATTGTCGATGTTACTAATTATGTTTTACATGAATTGGGACAACCGCTTCACGCTTTTGATGCATCAAAAATAAACGGGAAAATTATTGTAAAAACAGTACCTGCAGGAACCAAGTTTACAACTCTTGATGATGTAGAAAGAACGTTACATGAGGAAGATTTAATGATTTGTGACGAAAAAGGACCTTTGTGTATTGCAGGAGTTTTTGGAGGGAAAAATTCAGGAGTATCTGAACATACTACTTCTATTTTCTTAGAAAGTGCTTATTTCAATCCTGTTAGTATTCGAAAAACAGCCAAAAGACATCAATTGAATACCGATGCTTCTTTTAGATTTGAAAGAGGAATCGACCCAACCATTACGGCATATGCCTTAAAACGCGCTGCTATTTTAATTCAAGAAATGGCAGGTGGAGAAATCACATCGGATGTAAGTGATGTATATCAAAAGAAAATTGAAGATTTTTCAGTGTTTCTAAATTTTGCTAATGTGGCAAAAATTATTGGTCAAGAAATTCCAAAAGATACAATTAAACAAATTTTAGTTTCTCTAGAAATAAAAGTAAATAGCGTTTCAGAGGCAGGATTAGGATTAACAATTCCTTCTTACCGTGTAGATGTACAAAGAGAAATTGACGTTATTGAAGAAATTCTTAGAGTGTATGGATACAATAACATTAGCTTTTCTAAAAAATTCAATGCCACTGTTTCTAATTCACCAAGAAATGAAGATTATAAATTACAAAATATAATTGCTACACAATTAAATTCTCAAGGATTTAATGAAATGATGGCCAACTCATTGACAACTGCGTCTTATGTTCAACTTTCGGATATGTTGAAAGAAGAATACAATGTGACTATGTTGAATCCATTGAGTAATGATTTAGCTACTTTAAGACAATCATTATTGTTTTCTGGATTAGAAGCTTTATCATACAATATCAATCGTAAAAATAGTGATTTAAAACTTTTTGAATTTGGAAAAACATACCATAAATTCCTTTCTGGATTTGAAGAACACAAGCATTTAACTTTATTTCTTACAGGAAATAGAAATCAAGAAAGCTGGACAAGTGCTCAAAAACCATCTGATTTCTTTTTATTTAAAGGATACGTAGATGCAATTCTTGCCCGATTTGGAATACAAAAGACACAAAACAGCCCAGTAACATCAGATGTATTCTCAGAAGGAATAGCAATAGGAACTGGACACAATGCTTTGGTTGAATTTGGAGTAGTTAAAAAATCAATACTAAAACATTTTGGCATTAAACAGGAAGTGTTTTATGCTGATTTTAATTGGGATGTAATTATAAAAATGATTTCAAGTAAAATCAAATTTGTTGAAATTCCAAAATATCCTGAAGTTCGAAGAGACTTAGCTTTACTAATTGATCAAAGTGTTACTTATGATAACATTTATGCTATTGCTAGAAAAACAGAAAAAACACTTTTAAAAGACATTAATTTATTTGATGTTTACGAAGGGCAAAATCTTCCAGAAGGTAAAAAATCCTATGCTTTAAGCTTTATCATTCAAGATAGTACAAAAACATTGACTGATGCACAAATTGATAAAATCATGGGCAAACTGCAACATAATTTTGAATCTGAACTTGGAGCAATCTTAAGATAA